In the genome of Terribacillus sp. FSL K6-0262, one region contains:
- a CDS encoding processed acidic surface protein: MKKLFLKQSVCALLLAGLISQIPIGNAYAEEEQQMVVVYENEQGEKAIQDSGAAVEEQYGHLSAAAISADTETIDELKKDPDIKYVEPDSKIRIADNGESQPSQAAALEQWNLASIHAPMAWEDGLTGNGVKIAIMDSGIYPHDDLEIAGGFSAVDYTTSYEDDEGHGTHIAGIIGAKHDGQGIDGIAPDADLYAVKVLDQNGEGYLSDLLEGIDWAIAQNMDIINLSMGTADKSDALEDAVDKAYRAGILLVAASGNEGAGHPVDYPAAYEPVIAVSATDPNNDITSFSSVGDEVEFAAPGADISSTLPGSDYGMMSGTSQATSHVTAMLAILKQQFPADTNAQLRQLLQQYSMDLGQEGRDGLYGYGMIQYPAPESDDGIVPGGTEGNSSQDDVKENVPTEDLQALADEVGMTLEELEDLFAANGLDLYSYQNMGEIYHVMYQDVNQVSVYLLLEKIGLKREELDRLLAADSVTLADFASLEELADYVSVTGSKDFDAFWEEASSAFQEIGMSEEEGRNLYDHLESVLGSVSDDTIAGIESLRDRAKGIGDLGSLDDLEDGQRSELVSLWHDFLALFQLKAKFHLIEGDKETEVTAEELSRLADIGEQTLRVELYDTKDGFLLDLSFDGRQLEHVSAGSPEEAKPDVVPAQKGEEPERDAGEIKLTYKTAESAGQGSEKNQAHQDPEGQRLPDTASLIGNLVTAGLTLTAAGFILYARNRYTK, from the coding sequence ATGAAGAAGCTATTCTTGAAGCAAAGTGTATGTGCTTTGCTGTTGGCAGGTTTGATTTCCCAGATTCCAATTGGGAATGCGTATGCAGAAGAAGAACAGCAAATGGTCGTCGTTTATGAAAACGAACAAGGTGAAAAAGCCATTCAGGACAGCGGTGCTGCAGTGGAGGAGCAATATGGCCACTTATCAGCTGCTGCAATATCTGCAGATACAGAAACAATCGATGAATTGAAGAAAGACCCTGATATCAAGTATGTGGAACCAGATAGTAAAATCCGTATTGCGGATAATGGCGAAAGCCAGCCTTCGCAGGCAGCGGCCCTGGAACAGTGGAATCTTGCATCCATACATGCTCCTATGGCTTGGGAAGATGGGCTGACGGGCAATGGGGTGAAGATAGCCATCATGGACAGCGGTATTTATCCGCATGACGATTTAGAAATTGCCGGAGGTTTTTCGGCTGTCGATTATACAACATCTTATGAAGATGATGAGGGCCATGGAACCCATATAGCCGGCATCATCGGAGCAAAGCATGATGGACAAGGCATAGACGGCATAGCACCCGATGCGGATCTTTATGCGGTCAAGGTGCTGGACCAGAACGGTGAAGGATATCTTTCCGATCTTTTGGAAGGAATAGACTGGGCTATTGCGCAAAACATGGACATCATTAATTTGAGCATGGGAACGGCGGATAAAAGTGACGCACTGGAGGATGCCGTAGACAAAGCTTATCGAGCCGGTATTTTGTTGGTGGCAGCAAGCGGAAATGAAGGAGCGGGACATCCAGTTGATTATCCTGCAGCTTATGAGCCTGTCATTGCGGTATCCGCTACCGATCCAAACAACGATATCACGTCGTTTTCATCGGTCGGGGATGAAGTGGAGTTTGCAGCTCCGGGAGCAGATATCTCAAGTACATTACCAGGCTCCGATTACGGAATGATGAGCGGGACCTCGCAGGCAACTTCCCATGTCACCGCCATGCTTGCCATTTTGAAGCAGCAGTTTCCGGCTGATACTAATGCACAATTGCGGCAGCTCCTTCAGCAATATAGCATGGATCTTGGTCAGGAGGGCCGCGATGGACTGTATGGTTATGGGATGATTCAATACCCTGCACCAGAAAGTGATGACGGAATTGTACCAGGAGGGACGGAAGGAAACAGCTCCCAAGATGATGTGAAAGAAAATGTTCCGACTGAGGATTTACAGGCACTTGCTGATGAAGTTGGCATGACATTGGAAGAATTGGAAGATTTGTTTGCGGCGAACGGCTTGGATTTATATAGCTACCAAAACATGGGCGAAATCTATCACGTCATGTATCAAGACGTTAATCAAGTTTCTGTCTATCTTCTATTGGAGAAAATCGGATTGAAGCGAGAGGAGCTTGATCGGCTGCTTGCTGCTGATAGTGTGACGCTGGCCGACTTTGCAAGTTTGGAAGAACTCGCGGACTATGTCTCCGTTACAGGCAGCAAGGACTTTGACGCGTTTTGGGAGGAGGCATCCTCTGCTTTCCAAGAGATAGGCATGAGTGAAGAGGAGGGCAGAAATCTATATGATCATCTGGAGTCCGTGCTGGGCAGCGTTTCGGATGACACTATCGCGGGGATCGAGTCACTGCGTGATCGTGCAAAGGGTATAGGTGATTTGGGCAGCCTCGATGATCTGGAGGATGGACAGAGAAGTGAACTGGTATCTTTGTGGCATGACTTCCTTGCACTATTCCAACTCAAAGCAAAGTTCCATCTTATTGAAGGTGATAAGGAGACGGAAGTGACGGCCGAGGAGCTTTCCCGGCTGGCCGATATTGGTGAACAGACCCTGCGAGTGGAATTGTATGATACTAAAGATGGATTTCTGTTGGATCTTTCCTTCGATGGCAGGCAATTGGAACACGTATCGGCAGGCTCTCCCGAGGAAGCAAAACCTGACGTGGTGCCTGCTCAAAAGGGCGAGGAACCAGAAAGGGACGCCGGAGAAATCAAGCTTACATATAAGACGGCAGAAAGTGCGGGGCAAGGGTCGGAGAAAAATCAAGCTCATCAAGATCCCGAAGGACAACGCCTGCCAGATACAGCTTCTCTGATCGGTAATCTAGTGACAGCAGGTCTGACCTTGACTGCAGCTGGTTTCATTCTGTATGCACGGAACCGATATACGAAATAG
- a CDS encoding DUF4247 domain-containing protein produces the protein MKYWLAGICLCFVLILAGCGSSGDQSASVSDIPDEPDKETVTSEFENSAGESIETLIDNNFYLLDVVSGDRSTSANVYATRLYSVDELEELFKQTEGPDEISDKKNGQQIMVYDDVFITLKPSEEDDDVTLIEVADRNFVRENYSPNYLNTFFTFALLNSLFGSNWSQTRMDTCQNGGCYGGYTSTYRSDDGSGGTGSTVRRGTSGYRGGGPDAGK, from the coding sequence ATGAAATATTGGCTGGCGGGTATCTGCCTGTGTTTTGTCCTCATCCTGGCTGGCTGCGGTAGTTCCGGTGATCAGTCTGCTTCTGTCAGCGATATACCTGATGAACCGGATAAGGAAACAGTCACCTCAGAATTTGAAAATAGTGCAGGGGAATCGATCGAGACATTGATAGACAATAACTTCTATTTGCTCGATGTTGTTTCAGGAGATAGAAGCACCAGCGCAAATGTCTATGCAACGCGCCTTTATTCAGTGGACGAATTAGAAGAGCTGTTTAAGCAAACAGAAGGTCCTGATGAGATCAGCGATAAGAAAAACGGACAGCAAATCATGGTTTATGATGATGTCTTCATCACGCTGAAACCTAGTGAAGAAGACGATGATGTCACCTTGATCGAAGTCGCGGACCGCAACTTTGTGCGCGAAAACTACTCACCGAACTATTTAAATACATTCTTTACATTTGCGCTGTTGAACTCCCTTTTTGGCAGCAATTGGAGCCAGACCAGAATGGATACTTGCCAGAACGGCGGGTGCTACGGAGGCTATACGTCGACATATCGGTCGGATGATGGCAGCGGCGGCACAGGAAGCACTGTACGACGCGGTACATCCGGCTATCGCGGCGGAGGGCCGGATGCAGGTAAATAA
- a CDS encoding alpha/beta hydrolase has translation MLRRKRVWIPGVIILASGVLLLIGSLFSPEIRAFMAIDQSDGQPDMPYPDNVAAVKDIAYPTENYDGRLDFYYPEDAQGALPIVIYIHGGGWVGGDKEAQNPFTMWIASEGYLVVNVNYGLAPEYTFPSQLYQLNDAISFALREAPRYDGDTERVFVGGGSAGANLAGMVAAMATNPTTESVIGENSALQPDQLKGALLYNGVLNLEQAQQTGFNNMTTFLWSYTGNKDFIDDPRLRDMSPVFQITPDYPPTFISSGETDKLHSQSVEMADELDAAGVEVERMFFDASHPAAGHEYQRKLYLEEAQYSFDHMIDFLRTHSE, from the coding sequence ATGTTGCGGAGAAAAAGGGTATGGATTCCGGGAGTCATCATTTTGGCGAGTGGTGTCCTGCTCCTCATCGGCAGTCTCTTTTCTCCTGAGATTAGAGCTTTTATGGCAATCGATCAAAGCGATGGACAACCGGATATGCCTTATCCGGATAATGTCGCAGCAGTGAAGGATATTGCCTATCCAACTGAAAATTATGATGGCAGATTGGATTTCTATTATCCGGAGGATGCCCAAGGAGCACTTCCAATCGTCATCTATATTCATGGCGGCGGATGGGTCGGCGGCGACAAAGAAGCTCAGAATCCATTCACTATGTGGATAGCTTCCGAAGGTTACTTGGTTGTGAATGTGAATTATGGGCTGGCGCCGGAATATACTTTTCCTTCCCAGCTCTATCAATTGAATGATGCAATCAGTTTTGCATTGCGGGAAGCCCCCCGTTATGATGGCGATACAGAACGGGTCTTCGTCGGCGGAGGCTCAGCGGGTGCAAATCTTGCCGGCATGGTCGCGGCAATGGCAACCAATCCGACAACGGAATCCGTCATTGGTGAGAATTCGGCGCTCCAGCCGGACCAGCTTAAGGGGGCATTGCTGTATAATGGTGTCCTGAATCTGGAACAGGCACAGCAGACGGGCTTCAATAATATGACGACATTTCTTTGGTCTTATACTGGTAATAAAGACTTCATCGATGATCCGCGTCTGCGGGATATGTCACCGGTGTTCCAGATTACCCCGGATTATCCCCCGACATTCATTTCATCCGGTGAAACCGATAAACTGCATTCGCAAAGTGTGGAGATGGCAGATGAATTGGATGCGGCCGGGGTAGAGGTGGAAAGGATGTTCTTCGACGCTTCCCATCCAGCAGCCGGGCATGAATATCAGCGAAAATTATATTTGGAGGAAGCGCAATACAGCTTCGATCATATGATCGATTTCCTTCGAACGCATTCGGAATGA
- a CDS encoding DUF4178 domain-containing protein — protein MGILSRIFKKKAPERPAVRERNALSIQVGDIVEYDLVTYEVVGKITSRQGNYEWFDYQLVEGDTTLWLSAEMDDELELGIYKKIPLSVSKPYPKQLSYEGRTYYLDEQGEARVVGEGRSRNVNGSIVHFADYYDEDEEHFLGLEGWGSEIEVSYGYEIKPREIKIIAGSN, from the coding sequence TTGGGTATTCTTTCCCGTATATTCAAGAAAAAAGCTCCTGAGCGTCCTGCTGTGAGGGAACGTAATGCACTTTCCATCCAAGTGGGGGACATTGTCGAATATGACTTGGTCACGTATGAAGTAGTCGGCAAAATCACATCCCGCCAAGGGAACTATGAATGGTTTGACTATCAGCTGGTGGAAGGGGATACAACATTGTGGCTCTCCGCGGAAATGGATGATGAATTGGAGCTGGGTATATATAAAAAAATCCCGCTTTCGGTGTCAAAACCATATCCGAAGCAGTTATCGTACGAGGGCCGGACTTACTACCTTGATGAGCAAGGTGAAGCGCGAGTCGTCGGGGAAGGAAGAAGTCGTAATGTGAATGGCTCCATCGTTCATTTTGCAGATTATTATGATGAAGATGAAGAGCATTTCCTTGGTCTTGAGGGCTGGGGAAGTGAAATAGAGGTCAGCTACGGCTATGAAATCAAACCGCGTGAAATCAAAATAATTGCGGGTTCAAATTAA
- the uvsE gene encoding UV DNA damage repair endonuclease UvsE, translating to MIIRFGYAATALNLYEASPAKTMTFARWSRLGNDERKAKLHALTKENLERTTRILHYNIAHQINLYRFSSSLAPLATHEEAGWDYISPFTDLYGEIGRLVRDHGIRVSFHPNQFTLFTSDKPHITVNAIKDMQYHYNMLTAMGLEEEAYINIHIGGAYGNKELALERFQENIKQLPEPIKAQMTLENDDKTYTAAETLEVCERHRIPMMFDFHHYMANHTEREPLEEILPRFMATWQNRKHVPKIHVSSPKSENAYRSHADYVDAEFLMPLIKHLKDIGQSLDFMIEAKQKDKAALRLAEDISCIRGVKRIGEAAVEL from the coding sequence ATGATCATCCGCTTCGGCTATGCAGCAACTGCCTTGAATTTATATGAAGCATCCCCGGCGAAGACCATGACATTCGCCAGGTGGTCCAGACTCGGAAACGATGAGCGGAAAGCCAAACTGCACGCACTGACAAAGGAAAACCTGGAACGTACAACCCGGATCCTTCATTATAATATCGCCCATCAGATCAACCTCTACCGTTTTTCTTCTTCGCTTGCTCCGCTGGCCACCCATGAAGAAGCAGGGTGGGATTATATTTCACCCTTTACCGACTTGTACGGAGAAATCGGACGGCTGGTACGGGATCACGGCATCCGAGTGAGCTTTCACCCGAATCAGTTTACCCTTTTTACAAGCGATAAACCGCATATCACGGTAAATGCCATCAAAGATATGCAATACCATTACAATATGCTGACTGCAATGGGATTAGAAGAGGAAGCATATATCAATATCCATATCGGAGGCGCGTACGGAAACAAAGAGCTGGCGTTGGAACGATTCCAGGAAAACATCAAGCAGCTTCCTGAACCGATCAAAGCGCAAATGACATTGGAAAATGATGATAAAACCTACACAGCAGCCGAAACGCTGGAAGTGTGTGAAAGGCATCGGATACCAATGATGTTCGATTTTCACCACTACATGGCAAATCACACAGAAAGGGAGCCCCTGGAGGAAATCCTCCCGCGCTTCATGGCTACATGGCAAAACCGCAAGCATGTGCCGAAAATCCATGTTTCTTCCCCTAAATCAGAGAACGCATATCGCAGTCACGCTGATTATGTAGATGCGGAATTTCTGATGCCGCTGATCAAGCATCTGAAGGATATCGGCCAATCCTTGGATTTCATGATTGAAGCAAAACAGAAGGACAAGGCAGCACTGCGGCTGGCAGAGGATATTTCCTGTATTCGAGGCGTAAAGCGAATCGGCGAAGCAGCAGTTGAACTATGA
- a CDS encoding cation diffusion facilitator family transporter, translating to MGHGHARDHGHGHHHHHGHNANKKALLISFILTAGFMLLEAVGGFLTNSLALLSDAGHMLSDAVSLGVGLFAFILGERVANYSKTYGYKRFEILAALFNGVTLILVSLYIFYEAIQRFREPAEIASGGMLIIAIIGFLVNVLVAWILMRGDTSENLNVRAAFLHVIGDLLGSVGAIAAALLVLLFGWNWADPAASVIVAALVILSGWRVTKDAIHVLMEGTPRNVEMQKIIDCIEKAPGIISIHDLHVWSITSGQNALSCHAVVQGDLLVEQSQVMLRKIEHDLEHLGIGHVTIQMETAAHTHEESLMCQHDADSHTHIHAH from the coding sequence ATGGGACACGGACATGCACGTGATCATGGACATGGTCATCACCATCATCACGGACACAATGCGAATAAAAAAGCCTTACTGATCAGTTTCATCCTGACGGCAGGATTCATGCTGCTGGAAGCTGTCGGAGGCTTCCTGACCAACAGCCTCGCCCTGCTCTCGGACGCCGGGCATATGCTGAGTGATGCGGTATCACTTGGCGTCGGTCTGTTTGCCTTCATTCTGGGTGAGCGCGTAGCCAATTACAGCAAGACCTACGGCTATAAACGGTTTGAAATACTTGCTGCGCTATTCAATGGCGTCACCTTGATCCTTGTTTCCCTTTATATCTTTTATGAGGCAATCCAGCGTTTCCGCGAGCCTGCAGAAATAGCATCAGGCGGTATGCTGATCATTGCCATTATCGGATTCCTTGTCAACGTTCTGGTTGCCTGGATCCTGATGCGCGGTGATACAAGTGAGAATCTGAATGTGCGCGCAGCTTTCCTGCATGTTATCGGCGATTTGCTTGGGTCAGTCGGTGCGATTGCTGCTGCATTGCTCGTACTTCTGTTCGGCTGGAATTGGGCCGATCCAGCTGCAAGCGTCATCGTTGCCGCCCTGGTGATCCTGAGCGGCTGGCGGGTGACGAAGGATGCCATCCATGTGCTGATGGAAGGTACACCTCGCAATGTAGAGATGCAAAAAATCATTGATTGTATCGAAAAGGCACCAGGTATCATCTCCATTCATGATTTACATGTATGGAGCATCACCAGCGGACAGAATGCCCTTTCCTGTCACGCAGTCGTACAAGGTGACTTGCTGGTCGAGCAGAGTCAGGTCATGCTGCGGAAAATCGAGCATGATCTGGAGCACCTTGGAATCGGTCATGTGACCATCCAGATGGAAACAGCTGCCCATACTCATGAAGAATCCCTCATGTGCCAGCACGATGCCGATTCCCATACACATATCCATGCGCACTGA
- a CDS encoding MFS transporter, producing MRFRDFHPNIKIRLVESFVSSLIGSMVTPFMTIYLAMHFGAKVAGLLLLVNVFVGIGMSLIGGYFSDLFGRRKIMLLAETLRLVAFFMMMVSNSPWFESPEITYGMIMLNSVCWGLAGPANDAMLIDVSTPDQRRLIYSIGYWASNLSIALGGIAGAFMFENYLFELFLALTITAAATLFVVYFFIAETHFPQKVEVKPFQHITQIFGTYQSVMRDRLFVWFIAGGILVLSMEFQLTSYIGIRLAEEMPTQQFLFWEVDGVKMMGLLRSENTILVALLALFAAKLIAGMKDRVVLVASCLIFTMGYAALTFSNDIWVLFIMMAVLTVGEVFRVPVEQSYMAAIPPDDKRSAYMAFGGLQYNLSMLIVSLTVTLSGFVSSIAMGILLTLIGLAGTFIMYMITPQLDIRKLEAEQKAV from the coding sequence ATGCGGTTTCGGGATTTTCATCCAAATATAAAGATAAGGCTTGTGGAATCCTTCGTTTCCAGTTTGATCGGCAGTATGGTGACACCATTCATGACCATCTATCTGGCAATGCATTTCGGAGCGAAAGTAGCTGGACTGCTGCTGCTCGTCAATGTATTCGTCGGAATCGGGATGTCATTGATTGGCGGTTACTTCAGTGATTTATTCGGGCGGCGCAAGATAATGCTGCTGGCTGAAACACTTAGGCTGGTGGCATTTTTCATGATGATGGTAAGCAATTCACCGTGGTTCGAATCACCTGAGATTACATATGGCATGATCATGCTGAACAGTGTTTGCTGGGGACTGGCAGGGCCGGCCAATGATGCGATGCTGATTGACGTCAGTACACCAGATCAGCGGCGGCTGATTTATTCCATCGGCTATTGGGCGAGTAACTTGTCCATTGCTTTAGGCGGAATCGCCGGTGCGTTCATGTTTGAGAACTATTTATTTGAATTATTCCTGGCGCTGACAATCACGGCAGCGGCAACATTGTTCGTGGTCTACTTTTTTATCGCGGAGACACATTTTCCGCAGAAAGTGGAAGTCAAGCCATTCCAGCACATCACCCAAATCTTTGGCACTTATCAGTCCGTCATGCGCGACCGGCTGTTTGTCTGGTTCATCGCAGGGGGGATCTTGGTTTTGAGTATGGAATTCCAGCTGACTAGTTATATTGGTATCCGGCTGGCAGAGGAAATGCCAACACAGCAATTTCTCTTCTGGGAAGTGGATGGCGTGAAAATGATGGGGCTTTTGCGGAGTGAAAATACGATCCTGGTTGCTTTGCTGGCCTTATTTGCTGCCAAACTCATTGCCGGGATGAAGGATAGAGTGGTACTTGTCGCCAGCTGTCTCATCTTTACGATGGGTTATGCTGCGCTGACATTCTCAAATGATATTTGGGTGCTGTTCATCATGATGGCAGTACTCACCGTCGGGGAAGTGTTCCGGGTGCCTGTGGAACAATCCTATATGGCGGCGATCCCTCCAGATGATAAACGCAGTGCGTATATGGCTTTCGGGGGACTTCAATATAATCTATCCATGCTGATTGTCTCGTTGACAGTCACGCTCAGCGGATTCGTGTCATCCATCGCGATGGGCATCTTGCTTACCCTGATCGGTCTGGCAGGGACTTTCATCATGTATATGATCACTCCGCAGCTGGATATCCGGAAACTTGAAGCAGAACAAAAGGCAGTATGA
- a CDS encoding SulP family inorganic anion transporter gives MKRLGRYSGYDLQALRRDIIAGIIVGIVAIPLGMSFAIASGVNPEYGLYTVIIGGLLISLLGGSRFQIGGPTGAFVPILLGIVIQFGYQDLLLAGMMAGILLVIFGLLKLGSLIKFIPRPVVVGFTAGIAVIIFTGQIGNFTGIQAEQEEGFLQKMQALLAAADTINIYSLIIAAVSLAAILLTPKILPKVPGALVGLILSTIVAVLFFQGQVATIGSVYGDIPSKLPQLQLPEVTLDKIIYLLPSAIAIALLGGVESLLSATVADNMAKTKHHSNRELVGQGIANIAVPLFGGIPATGAIARTATNIRNNAYSPVSGVVHCIFVLVILLLFAPYASAIPLASMAPILMVVAWNMSERKEVAHIIRMRTFDSFILIVTFALTVLADLTVGVGCGLLLAFVVFVKRMSTVLFVKDEQIHVQETDGVRMWKFEGPLFFGSTDILEEVVEKTMEEEPDSLILDLQKVSYMDTSAEAALHKLVDHYETADKQLLFLGVHGQPERLLHKTGLLAKVGEEYTVSKREEAVRICTS, from the coding sequence ATGAAAAGACTTGGAAGATACAGCGGCTATGATTTGCAGGCGCTGCGCCGGGATATCATTGCGGGCATCATTGTCGGTATCGTCGCCATTCCGCTTGGCATGTCCTTTGCTATTGCGTCGGGGGTCAATCCTGAATATGGACTGTATACAGTCATCATCGGCGGTCTGCTTATTTCATTGCTTGGCGGATCGAGATTCCAAATTGGAGGACCGACTGGAGCGTTTGTTCCGATTCTGTTAGGCATTGTCATTCAATTTGGTTATCAGGATCTCCTGCTGGCCGGGATGATGGCGGGGATATTGCTTGTCATATTCGGGCTGCTCAAGCTCGGCAGCTTGATAAAATTCATCCCGCGTCCAGTAGTGGTCGGGTTTACGGCCGGCATCGCCGTGATCATCTTCACCGGACAAATAGGGAATTTCACAGGTATTCAAGCGGAGCAAGAAGAAGGATTCCTTCAAAAAATGCAGGCATTGCTTGCGGCCGCGGATACAATCAATATCTACAGTCTGATTATCGCGGCCGTATCCCTTGCTGCCATCCTCCTTACGCCGAAAATCCTGCCGAAAGTACCGGGAGCGCTAGTGGGGCTGATTTTATCGACGATTGTGGCTGTGCTCTTTTTCCAGGGACAGGTAGCAACCATCGGCAGTGTATATGGCGATATACCGAGCAAGCTGCCGCAGCTTCAGTTACCTGAGGTTACATTGGACAAGATCATTTACCTGCTGCCCTCTGCGATCGCTATTGCCTTATTGGGAGGAGTGGAGTCGCTTTTGTCAGCGACAGTCGCTGATAATATGGCCAAAACCAAGCACCACAGCAACCGCGAGCTAGTCGGGCAGGGAATAGCGAATATTGCCGTTCCCCTCTTTGGTGGCATTCCAGCAACAGGCGCGATTGCCAGGACCGCAACGAATATAAGGAACAACGCCTACTCGCCTGTCTCCGGAGTGGTGCATTGCATTTTTGTCCTGGTCATCCTGCTTCTGTTTGCGCCGTATGCTTCGGCAATCCCGCTTGCCAGCATGGCCCCGATTCTTATGGTTGTTGCCTGGAATATGAGCGAGCGCAAGGAGGTCGCCCATATCATCCGGATGCGTACATTTGATTCATTCATCCTGATTGTGACCTTTGCGCTGACAGTGCTTGCCGATCTGACAGTAGGTGTCGGCTGCGGCTTGCTGCTTGCCTTTGTCGTTTTCGTCAAACGGATGAGCACAGTGCTCTTTGTGAAAGATGAACAAATCCATGTCCAGGAAACCGACGGTGTGCGGATGTGGAAATTCGAAGGACCTTTATTTTTCGGATCCACGGATATCCTGGAGGAAGTGGTGGAAAAGACAATGGAGGAGGAACCAGACTCCCTCATCCTTGATTTACAGAAGGTTTCCTATATGGATACATCAGCTGAAGCGGCTTTGCATAAGCTCGTTGATCATTATGAAACCGCCGATAAGCAACTGCTCTTTCTCGGTGTGCATGGCCAGCCGGAACGATTGCTTCATAAAACCGGCCTGCTTGCCAAGGTTGGGGAAGAGTATACTGTGAGCAAACGGGAGGAAGCGGTCCGAATATGTACCTCCTAA
- a CDS encoding PspA/IM30 family protein, giving the protein MFKFFNRVKTVVSSELNAMLDKAEDPVKMLDQFMRDMEADIREAETAVAKQIANEKMLKRKYDDAKAMADKRQKQAETAVEAGNDDLARRALEDKQTHQQTADTLYASWERASSDAAAIRQKLDEMKKEYAEMKLKKDSLKARAESAKTRTKMNRTMSSIGSDESRSGFERMEEKVLQYEAEAETSEDLSKSNRSLDDEFAALEKNGVDDELAALKKKMGKE; this is encoded by the coding sequence ATGTTCAAATTTTTTAATCGTGTGAAGACAGTCGTAAGCTCTGAATTGAATGCAATGCTGGATAAAGCCGAAGATCCGGTGAAAATGCTGGATCAGTTCATGCGTGATATGGAAGCGGATATCAGGGAAGCGGAAACTGCCGTTGCAAAACAGATAGCCAATGAAAAGATGCTTAAACGCAAGTATGATGATGCCAAGGCGATGGCTGATAAGCGTCAGAAGCAAGCAGAAACAGCTGTCGAAGCAGGTAATGATGATTTGGCTCGCCGTGCCCTGGAGGATAAGCAGACACATCAGCAGACGGCTGATACACTTTATGCATCCTGGGAGCGTGCATCCAGCGATGCAGCTGCCATCCGTCAGAAACTGGATGAAATGAAAAAAGAATACGCAGAAATGAAACTGAAAAAGGATTCCTTGAAAGCACGTGCTGAATCTGCCAAAACACGCACGAAGATGAACCGCACCATGTCCAGTATCGGCAGTGATGAGTCACGCAGCGGCTTCGAGCGTATGGAAGAAAAGGTGCTGCAGTATGAGGCAGAGGCGGAAACCAGCGAGGACCTTTCCAAATCGAATCGCTCCCTCGATGATGAATTCGCTGCTTTGGAGAAAAATGGCGTCGACGATGAGTTAGCTGCCCTTAAAAAGAAAATGGGCAAAGAGTAA
- a CDS encoding metalloregulator ArsR/SmtB family transcription factor codes for MKHDTHSELTEERLTHVSQIFKALGDPTRIRILHLLLDQECSVNQIAEKLQLHQSTVSHQLSSMKKIRLVKSRREGTTIYYSHDDKHVIDLLTEAISHACHN; via the coding sequence ATGAAGCATGATACACATTCGGAACTGACAGAAGAGAGGCTGACACACGTTTCGCAAATCTTCAAAGCCCTCGGTGATCCGACACGCATACGGATCCTGCACCTGCTGCTCGATCAGGAATGCAGTGTCAATCAGATAGCAGAGAAGCTTCAGCTGCATCAATCCACCGTGTCTCATCAGCTGAGCTCGATGAAAAAGATCCGGCTGGTCAAATCGAGACGGGAAGGTACGACAATTTATTATTCACACGATGACAAACACGTCATCGATTTACTGACAGAAGCCATCAGCCACGCCTGCCATAATTAA